One region of Aeromicrobium sp. Sec7.5 genomic DNA includes:
- a CDS encoding sensor histidine kinase, with amino-acid sequence MSTSAGPWRLTGFAAAQLVLFPLVVVVVVLTALSGVLAIVTVGVPTLLVSLPALRWLADRHRSMAARVLGHPVPADHRPTDGQSALRRTLTWARDPMTWREIGWALVGAPLGFLLSLLTVLLLVLVVTGLIWWFGTPHLMWARATLDRWFLSKGHSERLEERVEVLTESRSAAVDHASAELRRVERDLHDGAQARLVALGMTLGLAEETFAHDPQAAVRMVGEARETTAAVLGDIRHVVQGIHPPVLSDRGLTGALQALALDLAMPVTVQSSLDERLPEPIESAAYFAATECLANLVKHAAAEHAWVTVGVADDVLTLVVGDDGIGGADPDAGTGLRGVAGRLSAFDGTMRLSSPAGGPTLITLEVPCGSSSPRTTPSSGTA; translated from the coding sequence GTGTCGACCTCTGCCGGACCCTGGCGCCTGACCGGCTTCGCCGCCGCGCAGCTGGTCCTGTTCCCGCTCGTGGTGGTCGTCGTGGTGCTCACGGCGCTCAGTGGGGTGCTGGCGATCGTCACGGTCGGCGTGCCGACCCTGCTCGTCAGCCTCCCGGCCCTGCGCTGGCTCGCGGACCGGCATCGCTCGATGGCGGCGCGGGTCCTGGGCCATCCCGTGCCGGCCGACCACCGACCCACCGACGGGCAGTCGGCCCTGCGGCGCACCCTGACCTGGGCCCGCGACCCCATGACGTGGCGCGAGATCGGCTGGGCGCTCGTGGGGGCGCCGCTGGGCTTCCTGCTCTCCCTGCTGACGGTGCTCCTGCTGGTGCTCGTGGTCACCGGGCTGATCTGGTGGTTCGGCACGCCGCACCTGATGTGGGCGCGCGCGACGCTGGACCGCTGGTTCCTCAGCAAGGGCCACTCCGAGCGGCTCGAGGAGCGGGTCGAGGTGCTCACCGAGTCGCGCTCCGCGGCCGTCGACCACGCCAGCGCCGAGCTGCGCAGGGTCGAGCGCGACCTGCACGACGGAGCCCAAGCCCGCCTGGTGGCGCTGGGCATGACCCTCGGCCTGGCCGAGGAGACGTTCGCGCACGATCCGCAGGCGGCCGTCCGGATGGTCGGTGAGGCCCGCGAGACCACGGCCGCGGTCCTTGGCGACATCCGCCACGTGGTGCAGGGCATCCATCCGCCCGTGCTGTCCGACCGGGGGCTGACCGGCGCGCTCCAGGCGCTCGCGCTGGACCTCGCGATGCCGGTGACGGTGCAGAGCTCGCTCGACGAGCGGCTCCCGGAGCCGATCGAGTCGGCGGCCTACTTCGCGGCGACCGAGTGCCTGGCGAACCTGGTCAAGCACGCTGCTGCCGAGCACGCGTGGGTCACCGTCGGGGTCGCTGACGACGTGCTCACGCTCGTGGTCGGCGACGACGGCATCGGCGGTGCGGACCCGGATGCCGGCACCGGGCTGCGGGGGGTCGCCGGTCGACTGAGCGCCTTTGACGGCACGATGAGGTTGAGCAGTCCCGCCGGGGGGCCGACCCTGATCACGCTGGAGGTGCCGTGCGGCTCGTCGTCGCCGAGGACAACGCCCTCCTCCGGGACGGCCTGA
- a CDS encoding MMPL family transporter, whose product MSHSVIHMAEASARWSARHPWRAVASWLLLVGAAIVLLMVVPTSTVQEDDYWQGESGRASQMSRDAGLEPPPTESVLIVGDRDEASQMQQAAAEVADRMIALDGVADVGDAVSNADRTAILVEVVLADPETDVAPLQAVTARVAADHPDLEVEQAGAGSIDDAVGDLVAEDLRSAEVTSIPVTLVLMLVAFGALVAAGIPVLLAIGSVITTIGLMAPLSHLVPAEESVTSMIVLIGMAVGVDYSLFFLKREREERAAGRSSVDAVEIAAATSGHSILVSGGAVIAAMTGLFIVGGATFTSLATGAVVVVAVAVLGSISVLPAVLVLLGPRVDRPRVPLLWRLNRRTGPGAISRHVLDPVVRRPGVSTVLALVLLGALAAPTLGMKIGSGGLETLPGSIAEVQTITQISTAFPGQMLTVDVLARGSDPDAVREGLRDLEDAAIRADDGLVAAPGESIRPSADGRTAMLTLGIDRPEDSDDADAAVRTLREQLAPEHLAGSTDEYAVGGTAGTDYDAVHRLTDRMPFVIAYVLLLTLVIMGLTFRSGVIALLSAGLNLLSVGVAFGVMTLVFQHGWASELMDFSAPGYLIEWVPLFVMVVLVGLSMDYHVFVLSRVREHVAAGLPSRLAVQRGVMDTAGVVTSAAAVMVAVFSIFAVLSMMELKMLGVGLAVAILVDATVIRLVALPAILMLLGDRAWRRVLATAPRDELVAVEAEREDLVTAAR is encoded by the coding sequence ATGTCCCACTCCGTCATCCACATGGCCGAGGCGTCCGCCCGGTGGAGCGCGCGTCATCCCTGGCGGGCGGTGGCGAGCTGGTTGCTACTGGTCGGTGCCGCGATCGTGCTGCTCATGGTCGTGCCGACCTCCACGGTCCAGGAGGACGACTACTGGCAGGGCGAGTCGGGCCGGGCCTCGCAGATGTCGCGCGACGCCGGGCTCGAGCCGCCGCCGACCGAGTCGGTCCTGATCGTCGGCGATCGCGACGAGGCGTCCCAGATGCAGCAGGCGGCTGCCGAGGTCGCCGACCGGATGATCGCGCTGGACGGCGTCGCCGACGTCGGCGACGCCGTCTCGAACGCCGATCGCACGGCGATCCTGGTGGAGGTGGTGCTGGCCGATCCCGAGACGGACGTGGCACCGCTGCAGGCGGTGACGGCTCGGGTGGCCGCCGACCATCCGGACCTCGAGGTCGAGCAGGCCGGTGCCGGCAGCATCGACGACGCGGTCGGCGACCTCGTCGCCGAGGACCTGCGGTCGGCGGAGGTGACCAGCATCCCGGTGACCCTGGTCCTGATGCTGGTCGCCTTCGGGGCCTTGGTCGCGGCCGGTATCCCGGTGCTCCTGGCGATCGGCAGCGTCATCACGACGATCGGTCTCATGGCGCCGTTGTCGCACCTGGTTCCGGCCGAAGAATCCGTGACCAGCATGATCGTGCTGATCGGCATGGCCGTGGGTGTCGACTACTCCCTGTTCTTCCTCAAGCGCGAACGCGAGGAACGGGCCGCCGGTCGCAGCAGCGTCGACGCGGTCGAGATCGCCGCCGCCACCTCCGGACACTCGATCCTGGTCTCCGGAGGCGCCGTGATCGCCGCGATGACCGGCCTGTTCATCGTCGGCGGCGCGACCTTCACCTCCTTGGCGACCGGCGCGGTCGTCGTGGTCGCGGTCGCGGTGCTCGGCTCCATCAGCGTGCTGCCGGCCGTGCTCGTGCTGCTGGGCCCGCGCGTGGACCGCCCGCGGGTCCCGCTGCTGTGGCGACTCAACCGGCGCACCGGGCCGGGCGCCATCAGCCGTCACGTGCTCGACCCGGTCGTGCGCCGACCGGGCGTGTCCACGGTCCTGGCACTGGTACTGCTCGGGGCGCTGGCGGCACCGACCCTCGGGATGAAGATCGGCTCGGGCGGTCTCGAGACCCTGCCGGGGAGCATCGCCGAGGTGCAGACGATCACGCAGATCTCCACGGCCTTCCCCGGCCAGATGCTGACCGTCGACGTGCTGGCCCGGGGATCGGACCCGGATGCCGTGCGGGAAGGGCTGCGCGACCTCGAGGACGCAGCGATCCGCGCCGACGACGGTCTCGTGGCCGCGCCGGGCGAGTCGATCCGTCCGTCGGCCGACGGACGCACGGCGATGCTCACCCTGGGCATCGACCGCCCGGAGGACTCCGACGACGCCGACGCGGCGGTCCGGACGCTGCGCGAGCAGCTGGCGCCGGAGCACCTCGCCGGGAGCACCGACGAGTACGCCGTGGGGGGAACCGCGGGCACCGACTACGACGCCGTCCACCGGTTGACCGACCGCATGCCGTTCGTGATCGCCTACGTCCTGCTGCTGACCCTGGTGATCATGGGCCTGACGTTCCGCAGCGGGGTGATCGCGCTGCTGTCGGCCGGTCTCAACCTGCTCTCGGTCGGCGTCGCGTTCGGGGTCATGACCTTGGTCTTCCAGCACGGCTGGGCGAGCGAGCTGATGGACTTCTCAGCGCCCGGCTACCTCATCGAGTGGGTGCCACTGTTCGTCATGGTGGTCCTGGTCGGGCTCTCGATGGACTACCACGTGTTCGTGCTGAGCCGGGTGCGCGAGCACGTGGCAGCGGGCCTGCCGAGCCGGCTGGCGGTGCAGCGCGGCGTCATGGACACCGCAGGTGTCGTGACCAGCGCCGCGGCGGTCATGGTCGCGGTGTTCTCGATCTTCGCCGTGCTCTCGATGATGGAGCTGAAGATGCTGGGGGTGGGGCTGGCGGTGGCCATCCTGGTCGATGCCACCGTGATCCGGCTCGTGGCCCTGCCAGCGATCCTGATGCTGCTGGGCGACCGGGCGTGGAGGCGGGTCCTGGCCACGGCACCGCGCGACGAGCTCGTCGCCGTGGAGGCCGAGCGTGAGGACCTGGTCACGGCAGCCCGCTAG
- a CDS encoding siderophore-interacting protein, producing MQVHSARVSRRRVLSPHLVTVTVELDGDYPFTGVPDEYLRVLLAPEGHPLVLPTVSDDWEITQPEGTEPPIWRVYTISDHRLVDGPDGSRTAEIDLGIALHDEGPGATWARECRPGDEVGLLDPKGLYAAPKDVAWQLLVADLTGVPAMARILRGLRPGQRVRAVGVLTDAADAVALPSPADVDLEWIVVDRDVDVTEALERAVLEVPLPGASDDGRYVWFAGEARASRSVRKHLRRTLGWPQSDFYTCGYWQIEAEKWRARYDEVAAQVQPRVIQVQELAATDEGRYLDAVEDIYESVGL from the coding sequence ATGCAGGTCCACTCCGCGCGCGTCAGCAGGCGCCGTGTCCTGAGCCCCCATCTGGTCACCGTCACCGTCGAGCTCGACGGCGACTACCCGTTCACGGGTGTGCCCGACGAGTACCTGCGGGTGCTCCTGGCCCCCGAGGGTCATCCGCTCGTGCTGCCGACCGTCAGCGACGACTGGGAGATCACCCAGCCCGAGGGCACCGAGCCGCCGATCTGGCGCGTCTACACGATCTCCGACCACCGCCTCGTCGACGGCCCGGATGGATCGCGCACCGCCGAGATCGACCTCGGCATCGCCCTCCACGACGAGGGCCCGGGCGCGACGTGGGCGCGCGAGTGCCGGCCGGGCGACGAGGTGGGGCTGCTCGACCCGAAGGGCCTGTACGCCGCGCCGAAGGACGTCGCGTGGCAGCTGCTCGTCGCCGACCTCACCGGGGTCCCGGCGATGGCGCGGATCCTGCGCGGACTGCGGCCGGGCCAGCGTGTGCGCGCCGTGGGCGTCCTGACCGATGCGGCCGACGCCGTCGCGCTGCCGAGCCCGGCCGACGTCGATCTGGAGTGGATCGTCGTCGATCGCGACGTCGACGTGACCGAGGCGCTGGAGCGCGCGGTGCTCGAGGTCCCGTTGCCGGGCGCGTCCGACGATGGTCGCTACGTGTGGTTCGCGGGCGAGGCCCGCGCCAGCCGCTCGGTGCGCAAGCACCTGCGCCGCACGCTCGGCTGGCCGCAGAGCGACTTCTACACGTGCGGCTACTGGCAGATCGAGGCCGAGAAGTGGCGGGCCCGCTACGACGAGGTCGCCGCCCAGGTCCAGCCGAGGGTCATCCAGGTCCAGGAGCTCGCCGCGACCGATGAGGGCCGTTACCTCGACGCGGTCGAGGACATCTACGAGTCCGTGGGTCTCTGA
- a CDS encoding transglycosylase domain-containing protein, which yields MASSDKGSGARRSAKRTEKRGGLFAVSRSIGGEGRAWWVKTLRWFAFLAVAGFATGALAFFIIYRSIDIPDPNAEFQTQTTKVYFSDGTTELGEFAEQDRENVDLDQVPASMQAAVIAAEDRSFYSNRGIDFKGIIRALRDNTTSGRIEGGASTITQQYVKILYLTQERTYTRKLKEAVLSLKIHNQLSKSEILEGYLNTVYYGNGAYGVQVAAKTYFGKDVSELTVPESAYLATVINSPTFYDPYTPACLADGASAECQAETEARDERLLPRYDYVIDGMEKSGAITAEEADQFTGVLPAFSPLTVNNRYAGPNGYLLKMVENDMAKQEFNDSQVQGGGLRIVTTFDARLQQAAVDAVNEVSPDPLDTPEGLHAGLASVEPGTGAVKALYGGPDFLIDQFNWATAKTQPGSTFKMFAVIAALEDGYSLKTKLNGNTPYKIGGGSVKNAGDSGGASYGTLDLERATAKSVNTAFIDLTVQMSDGGDVSVGAQKILDAAVQAGIPESAVEGITPVAVTPLGFFPVSPIDMANSYATVVAGGNKAEWYVVQKVSSAEGSVLYERTNETEQAVPSDVAADTVAALQGVTGSGGTGTAGRTVCPTAGKTGTATAGPDGDTFTSAVWFVGATPKLATAVMYNRGDGNDELDGFLRPAFGGAYPAQTFKAFMNEAVDPDDCGTFAKPANIDSDKGEVFTPAPPSCGPTEQLNGDQSGCVPRPVPQCDPNTQKLDGTGFTCVPLTCEDSGQTGTFPDCVDPSPTPTTPTNPPAGSVIQNVTASECIDRGGAWTPLPTTSKPEAGRCTSKG from the coding sequence GTGGCGAGTAGCGACAAGGGCAGCGGTGCACGGCGGTCCGCCAAGCGGACCGAGAAGCGTGGCGGACTCTTCGCGGTCTCCCGCTCGATCGGCGGCGAGGGTCGCGCCTGGTGGGTCAAGACCCTCCGGTGGTTCGCGTTCCTCGCGGTGGCGGGATTCGCCACGGGCGCCCTTGCGTTCTTCATCATCTACCGCTCGATCGACATCCCCGATCCGAACGCCGAGTTCCAGACGCAGACCACCAAGGTCTACTTCTCGGACGGCACGACCGAGCTCGGGGAGTTCGCCGAGCAGGACCGCGAGAACGTCGACCTCGACCAGGTCCCCGCCTCAATGCAGGCGGCCGTCATCGCCGCCGAGGACCGGTCGTTCTACAGCAACCGGGGCATCGACTTCAAGGGCATCATCCGGGCGCTGCGCGACAACACCACGAGCGGTCGCATCGAGGGTGGCGCCTCCACGATCACCCAGCAGTACGTCAAGATCCTCTACTTGACGCAGGAGCGCACCTACACGCGCAAGCTCAAGGAAGCGGTCCTGTCGCTCAAGATCCACAACCAGCTCAGCAAGTCCGAGATCCTCGAGGGCTACCTGAACACCGTCTACTACGGCAACGGCGCGTACGGCGTGCAGGTCGCCGCGAAGACCTACTTCGGCAAGGACGTCAGCGAGCTGACGGTCCCGGAGTCGGCCTACCTGGCCACGGTCATCAACAGCCCCACGTTCTACGACCCGTACACGCCGGCCTGTCTGGCCGACGGCGCCAGCGCCGAGTGCCAGGCCGAGACCGAAGCGCGCGACGAGCGCCTCCTGCCCCGCTACGACTACGTCATCGACGGCATGGAGAAGTCCGGGGCGATCACCGCCGAGGAGGCCGACCAGTTCACGGGCGTCCTGCCGGCGTTCTCCCCGCTCACCGTCAACAACCGCTACGCCGGCCCCAACGGGTACCTGCTGAAGATGGTCGAGAACGACATGGCCAAGCAGGAGTTCAACGACTCGCAGGTGCAGGGCGGCGGCCTGAGGATCGTCACGACGTTCGACGCGCGGCTGCAGCAGGCGGCCGTCGACGCGGTCAACGAGGTCTCGCCCGATCCCCTGGACACCCCGGAGGGCCTCCACGCCGGGCTGGCCTCGGTCGAGCCGGGAACGGGTGCGGTCAAGGCGCTGTACGGAGGCCCCGACTTCCTGATCGACCAGTTCAACTGGGCCACGGCCAAGACCCAGCCCGGGTCCACGTTCAAGATGTTCGCGGTGATCGCGGCGCTCGAGGACGGCTACAGCCTCAAGACCAAGCTCAACGGCAACACCCCGTACAAGATCGGCGGCGGATCGGTGAAGAACGCCGGCGACTCCGGCGGCGCCTCCTACGGCACGCTCGACCTGGAGAGAGCCACGGCGAAGTCCGTCAACACGGCCTTCATCGACCTCACGGTGCAGATGAGTGACGGTGGTGACGTGAGCGTCGGGGCGCAGAAGATCCTCGACGCCGCCGTGCAGGCGGGCATCCCGGAGTCCGCGGTCGAGGGGATCACCCCCGTGGCGGTCACTCCGCTCGGATTCTTCCCCGTGTCCCCGATCGACATGGCCAACTCGTACGCCACGGTCGTGGCCGGCGGCAACAAGGCCGAGTGGTACGTCGTGCAGAAGGTCAGCAGCGCCGAGGGATCGGTGCTCTACGAGCGCACCAACGAGACCGAGCAGGCCGTGCCGTCCGACGTCGCGGCCGACACGGTGGCGGCGCTGCAGGGCGTCACGGGCAGCGGCGGCACCGGTACGGCGGGTCGCACGGTGTGCCCCACCGCGGGCAAGACCGGCACCGCGACGGCCGGTCCCGACGGCGACACCTTCACCTCGGCGGTGTGGTTCGTCGGCGCGACGCCGAAGCTCGCCACGGCCGTGATGTACAACCGCGGCGACGGCAACGACGAGCTCGACGGATTCCTGCGACCGGCCTTCGGTGGCGCGTACCCGGCCCAGACGTTCAAGGCGTTCATGAACGAGGCCGTCGACCCCGACGACTGCGGCACGTTCGCGAAGCCGGCCAACATCGACAGCGACAAGGGCGAGGTCTTCACGCCGGCGCCGCCCAGCTGTGGCCCGACCGAGCAGCTCAACGGCGACCAGAGCGGGTGCGTGCCGCGGCCCGTGCCGCAGTGCGACCCGAACACCCAGAAGCTCGACGGAACGGGTTTCACCTGCGTGCCGCTCACGTGCGAGGACTCCGGCCAGACCGGAACGTTCCCGGACTGTGTCGACCCGAGCCCGACGCCCACAACGCCGACGAATCCGCCCGCGGGGTCGGTGATTCAGAACGTCACAGCGTCTGAATGCATTGACCGTGGGGGCGCATGGACTCCATTGCCGACGACGTCCAAACCAGAAGCCGGCCGCTGTACGTCGAAGGGGTGA
- a CDS encoding PadR family transcriptional regulator — MARRGAALELAVLGLLHDSPMHGYELRKQLIALLGWGRVLSYGTLYPCLKTLVRQGLIIADDDPEAAIRGRRNRIAYRLTAEGKEYFAHVMEESGPATWDDENFGVRFAFFARTDAPTRVRILEGRRSRLQERLENVRDASLRGRRSSDNYTRELQRHGLESVEREVEWLSELIDRERAGGYSASGDDTGDPDPTSQTA; from the coding sequence ATGGCACGGCGCGGCGCGGCACTCGAGCTGGCGGTCCTCGGACTGCTGCACGACTCGCCCATGCACGGGTACGAGCTGCGCAAGCAGCTCATCGCCCTGCTCGGGTGGGGTCGAGTCCTGTCCTACGGCACGCTGTACCCCTGCCTGAAGACGCTGGTGCGCCAGGGCCTCATCATCGCCGACGACGATCCGGAGGCCGCCATCCGTGGCCGCCGCAACCGCATCGCGTACCGGCTGACGGCGGAGGGCAAGGAGTACTTCGCCCACGTCATGGAGGAGTCCGGCCCAGCCACGTGGGACGACGAGAACTTCGGTGTCCGGTTCGCGTTCTTCGCGCGCACCGACGCACCGACGCGGGTCCGCATCCTCGAGGGTCGACGCAGTCGGCTCCAGGAGCGGCTCGAGAACGTCCGTGACGCTTCCCTTCGGGGTCGGCGTAGCTCGGACAACTACACGCGAGAGCTCCAGCGCCACGGCCTGGAGTCGGTCGAACGCGAGGTCGAGTGGTTGAGCGAGCTCATCGATCGCGAGCGTGCAGGCGGATACTCGGCCTCCGGCGACGACACCGGCGACCCCGACCCGACCAGCCAGACAGCATGA
- a CDS encoding inositol-3-phosphate synthase, protein MGSVRVAIVGVGNCATSLIEGVEYYKDADPAGTVPGLMHVQFGEYHVKDVEFVAAFDVDAKKVGFDLADAIRSSENNTIKITDVPPTGITVQRGPTLDGLGKYYRETIEESDASPVDVVQVLKDTQADVIVSYLPVGSEDADKFYAQCAIDAGVAFVNALPVFIASDPEWAKKFEDAGVPIIGDDIKSQVGATITHRVMAKLFEDRGVALDRTYQLNVGGNMDFKNMLERERLESKKVSKTQAVTSNLTGSLSGKVHDKNVHIGPSDYVAWLDDRKWAYVRLEGRAFGDAPINLEYKLEVWDSPNSAGIIIDAIRAAKIAKDRGIGGALLSASSYLMKSPPEQRPDDLGRLKLEAFIAGTEER, encoded by the coding sequence ATGGGTTCGGTACGCGTGGCAATTGTGGGCGTGGGCAACTGCGCCACGTCCTTGATCGAGGGCGTCGAGTACTACAAGGACGCTGATCCGGCGGGCACCGTGCCCGGCCTGATGCACGTCCAGTTCGGTGAGTACCACGTCAAGGACGTCGAGTTCGTCGCCGCGTTCGACGTCGACGCGAAGAAGGTCGGCTTCGACCTCGCCGACGCGATCCGCAGCAGCGAGAACAACACGATCAAGATCACCGACGTCCCGCCGACCGGCATCACGGTCCAGCGTGGGCCGACGCTCGACGGTCTCGGCAAGTACTACCGCGAGACGATCGAGGAGTCCGACGCCTCGCCGGTCGACGTCGTCCAGGTCCTCAAGGACACGCAGGCCGACGTCATCGTGTCCTACCTCCCGGTGGGCTCCGAGGACGCCGACAAGTTCTACGCGCAGTGCGCGATCGACGCGGGCGTCGCCTTCGTCAACGCGCTGCCCGTCTTCATCGCCTCCGACCCCGAGTGGGCCAAGAAGTTCGAGGACGCCGGCGTCCCGATCATCGGCGACGACATCAAGAGCCAGGTCGGCGCCACGATCACGCACCGCGTCATGGCGAAGCTGTTCGAGGACCGCGGCGTCGCGCTGGACCGCACGTACCAGCTCAACGTCGGCGGCAACATGGACTTCAAGAACATGCTCGAGCGTGAGCGTCTGGAGTCGAAGAAGGTCTCCAAGACCCAGGCCGTCACGTCGAACCTCACCGGTTCGCTCTCGGGCAAGGTGCACGACAAGAACGTGCACATCGGCCCGTCGGACTACGTGGCCTGGCTCGACGACCGCAAGTGGGCGTACGTCCGCCTCGAGGGTCGCGCCTTCGGCGACGCCCCCATCAACCTGGAGTACAAGCTCGAGGTCTGGGACTCGCCCAACTCGGCCGGCATCATCATCGACGCCATCCGTGCGGCGAAGATCGCCAAGGACCGCGGCATCGGCGGCGCTCTGCTGAGCGCCTCGTCGTACCTGATGAAGAGCCCGCCGGAGCAGCGTCCGGACGACCTCGGTCGTCTGAAGCTGGAGGCGTTCATCGCGGGCACCGAGGAGCGCTGA
- a CDS encoding DUF2470 domain-containing protein, whose product MPHTFEPAVIEAVLAHMNDDHTDDALVIVRAFGQPDAESATMTGLDGDAGTFAAVVGGVATEVRVPWSEPITERPQIRREVVALHDRACAALGLEPRQH is encoded by the coding sequence GTGCCCCACACCTTCGAGCCCGCCGTGATCGAGGCGGTGCTCGCGCACATGAATGACGACCACACTGACGACGCCCTGGTGATCGTCCGCGCGTTCGGGCAGCCCGACGCCGAGTCGGCCACCATGACGGGCCTCGACGGCGACGCCGGCACGTTCGCGGCGGTGGTGGGCGGCGTCGCGACCGAGGTGCGCGTGCCCTGGAGCGAGCCGATCACCGAGCGCCCACAGATCCGGCGCGAGGTCGTCGCACTCCACGACCGTGCCTGCGCCGCGCTCGGCCTGGAGCCGCGCCAGCACTAG
- a CDS encoding TetR/AcrR family transcriptional regulator produces the protein MDQLRTYGGRPGADRRDERRARLLSVGRHLLTAPEGPGGFSVRGVCRAAGLTPRYFYESFADAGDLARAVYDECIAAITVDTTTALGDLGTDNRAAVHRGMTALVDLIAADPSRGRLLFSPALAAVPEIAERRLRSTRMFVSLVGAETSGRVELRESAPVHVAAELLVGGVAQVISAWLDGHLEVERPVLVVTLAETFLALGPVVAQGDPAADH, from the coding sequence GTGGACCAGCTGCGTACCTACGGCGGACGGCCGGGGGCCGACCGCCGCGACGAGCGCCGGGCACGCCTGCTGAGCGTCGGTCGCCACCTGTTGACCGCGCCCGAGGGCCCGGGGGGCTTCTCGGTGCGCGGCGTCTGCCGCGCCGCCGGTCTCACGCCGCGCTACTTCTACGAGAGCTTCGCCGACGCCGGCGACCTGGCACGCGCGGTGTACGACGAGTGCATCGCGGCGATCACGGTCGACACCACCACTGCGCTCGGCGACCTCGGCACCGACAACCGGGCTGCGGTCCACCGCGGAATGACGGCCCTGGTCGACCTCATCGCGGCCGACCCGTCCCGCGGGCGCCTCCTGTTCTCGCCGGCGCTCGCCGCCGTGCCGGAGATCGCGGAGCGTCGTCTCAGGTCGACCCGGATGTTCGTGAGCCTGGTCGGTGCGGAGACGAGCGGCCGTGTGGAGCTGCGGGAGTCCGCTCCCGTCCACGTCGCGGCGGAGCTGCTCGTCGGAGGCGTCGCCCAGGTCATCAGTGCCTGGCTGGACGGACACCTCGAGGTCGAGCGTCCGGTGCTGGTGGTGACGCTGGCGGAGACGTTCCTCGCCCTCGGGCCCGTCGTCGCGCAGGGCGATCCGGCGGCGGACCACTAG
- a CDS encoding LysE family translocator: protein METYLTFLLFATVIAAAPGPDTFLTLRASVVGGRRRGLVTMGGITIAGALQGVLAATGLGAVLAASEPVFLTIRWAGVAYLTWLGVTALRDALRRDGSVWAVAGDAPRVRARAAFRQGFICNITNPKVLAFNIAVLPQFVSDGQGLPALLAYAMTLVVVGAVVLLTVVQLGSIAARHLTRPRVRRSVDGATGVVMLGFATALAVEA, encoded by the coding sequence GTGGAGACCTACCTGACGTTCCTGCTGTTCGCGACCGTGATCGCCGCGGCACCTGGACCCGACACCTTCCTCACCCTGCGTGCGAGCGTCGTGGGCGGTCGACGCCGCGGCCTGGTCACGATGGGCGGGATCACGATCGCCGGCGCCCTGCAGGGCGTCCTCGCGGCCACGGGTCTCGGCGCCGTGCTCGCGGCGTCCGAGCCGGTGTTCCTGACGATCCGGTGGGCCGGCGTCGCCTACCTGACCTGGCTCGGCGTCACGGCGCTGCGCGACGCGCTCCGGCGCGACGGATCGGTCTGGGCCGTGGCCGGTGACGCACCTCGCGTGCGGGCCCGGGCCGCCTTCCGGCAGGGCTTCATCTGCAACATCACGAACCCGAAGGTCCTGGCGTTCAACATCGCGGTGCTGCCGCAGTTCGTCAGCGACGGCCAAGGACTCCCGGCGCTGCTCGCCTACGCCATGACTCTCGTCGTCGTGGGAGCCGTCGTACTCCTGACCGTCGTCCAGCTCGGCTCGATCGCGGCCCGCCACCTCACCCGGCCCCGGGTGCGCCGCAGCGTCGACGGCGCGACGGGCGTCGTCATGCTGGGCTTCGCGACGGCGCTCGCCGTCGAGGCCTGA